The genomic stretch AAACttgtttcttccaaaatatccatagcatatttccgTTGAGAAATCATCAAACCATCTATAGATTGGgctacctcaatacccaagaaATAACGAAGCttaccaagatcttttgtctgaaATTGATTTGAGAGATGTTGCTTTAACTGGAGTATACCCTGCTGATCACTACCAgttatgacaatatcatctacatacacaataagataaatacaccCTTGGACTGAGTGACGATAAAAAAACAGAATGGTCTGGTTCACTACGGACCATACCAAATTGTTGTACTACAGTGCTGAATCTGCCAAACCAAGCTCTCGGAGAttgcttaagaccataaagagacATGTGTAACCTACACACCATATTCGATGACTCCTCCTGAGCAACAAATCCAGGTGGTTActccatatatacttcctcttcaagatcaccatgtaaaaaagcattttttatgtcaagttgatgaagaggcCAATGTCGAATGGATGCAATGGCTAGAAGAAGTCTAACAGATGTCATCTTGGCTACAGGCGAGAAGGTATCACTATAATCCAATCCAATATGAGTGTATCCTTTGGCTACCAAGCGAGCTTTAAATCGATCAATCTTACCATCTGGACCAACCTTCAATGTATAAATCCAACGACAACCTACTAAAGATCTCCCATGGGGTAGAGGAACCAGTTCCCAGGTACCACTGCTTTGAAGAGcacacatttcatcaatcattgCTTGCCTTCACTCAGGGTGAGACAATGCTTCACATGGAGTTTTAGGAATAGAAacagaagacaaagaagacaaacaagtatactacaaaggggaaagacgatgataacataaatcaatataatgTGGAGAAGGATTTCGTGTTTGACGTATACCTTTTCGAAGGGCAATCGGAAGATCGGACTCAGGTTGCAGGATCAGATCCGGTGATGTCGGAGGCATCGGAGGAGAGTCTGCAATGACCTCAAGGATAGGTATGACCTCAAGGACAGGTATGACCTCAGGGACAGGGATGACAGGCGTTGGGTGACGACGCTGATATGTTTGAAGTGGTCGAGAAGTGGGTGGGTCAGGAGCCCTAGACTGATGGGGGTAATGGTAGGCGGGACATTAATAACTACCGGAAAAGATGTGGGAGTACTTTCTTGAATGGGTTCTGGAGTTACGTGACTAGACTCGAAATATGGAACTGACTCGAAGAAGGTAACATCGGCCGATACTGGGTACCGTTGTAGAGTATGTTAATAACAACGATAACCTTTTTGGCATCGATGATAACTAAGAAAGACACACTTTAGTGATCGAGCTAAGAGTTTATCAAGACCAGGAGAGAGATTGTGTACAAAACATGTGGACCCAAAGACTCGGGGAGGAATTGGGTGAAGTGGGGAATTGGGAAAAAGGATTGAATGAGGAATTTTATTGTTAAGGACAGATGAGGGCATGCGATTTATAAGATAATATGTTGTTAGCACACCATCCCCCCAAAACCGAAGTGGAACATTACCATGGAGAAGTAGGGTCCGAGTGGTTTCTACAAGATGCCGATTTTTACGTTCCGCTACCccgttttgttgaggtgtgtgagGGCAAGATGTTTGATGGAGAATACCATTGCGTGACATGAAATTCTAAAATTGTTGGGATAAATATTCACGGGCATTGTCACTTCTTAAGGTACGGATAGACACACCGAATTGAGTTCTTATTTCTTGATAGAATTGTTCAACAATAGAAAATAATTCAGATCTATTCTTCATTAAAAATAACCACGTGCAAcgtgaaaaatcatcaataaaggtgacaaaatacctagactcaagagtagagacagtacgcgagggaccccaaacatcggtgtgaactaaagcaaaaggggACGAAGCTCGTTTATTGACTCGATTGGGAAACTGGCCACGAGTGTGTTTCCGTAGTTGACACGACTCACAATGTAAATTAGATACCTTCGATAAATTTGGCACCAACTTATGTAGTTTGGAAAGACTGGAATGACCTAACTGAACATGGATAGTGAGTGGAGAATCTTTGGCTGAGCATGTCTGAGATGACACAGAGAGGTAATAAAGGCCTTGAGACTCACATCCGACACCAATTGTTTGTCCCGAACTCCGATCCTGCAGGGTAACATTATTATTAGTGAAAGTGACACTACAATCAAGAGAACGAGTTAAACGACTGACTGAAAAtaaattaaatggacaattagGTACATAGAGGACAGAAGTAACCGAGAGAGAAGGTAGAATTCGAACAGTACCAATCCCTTCGGATCGGGTTTGAGAATCATTGGCAGAAGTTATAGTAGGTAAGAAACCGGATGTAGAGAGGGGAGATAAAAGATTTTTATTACCGGTAACATAATCAAACGCACCAAAATCAAAGACCTAagatccaagagaagatgattgAGAGAGACAAGCAGGTGAATTACCAATGTGTGCTACCGAAGCAGTAGAATCTAAGTTCTGATAATTCTGATACCACTTGAGGAAATCATCGTAGTTTGGCGTAAAGTTACGAGGAGTAGCCGTGAGTATCGGATCTGAAACAATTGCCCTATGGAGAGTGGAGCGGTTGAAAAATTGCCGGGATTGGCCGTCAGATGTGTTGTCACGTGCGGAGGTTTCTGCCGATGAAAAGTGGGGAACGGCTGGATCGGAAGAGGCGCTTCTACTGGTAGGTTACCGAAGAATTTTGAAAAGTGAGAGGCAAACCGGAGTGATGACACGGTTTGCAAAAAAAAACAGAGTGATGACACGGTTTGCAACAAAAGAAAAATCTCACCGGAAGACAGTGGGTCAACCGGGTAAAGCACGACGAAGAAAGAATTGCCTCTTAGCAGACTCTAGATACCATGTTGAAATACAAGAGACTgagagacatttgaataaactGTGTGTTTTGAAAAACATTACGGAGACTTTATTATAAAGAGAGATtataactaattacatgatatagtcgatgtgggactatttgatatacaaatattcttaatattatatttacaaatatcaacagAATATAACAACGCTTAAATACCAAATTTATTCGATATCAAGTCAACTGTTTAAGGATGAATTGGGATTCGAGAATTCATGATATCCTACTTATTTATTTATAATAAGTAGTGAATTCAAATTCCTCAATGAATATGAAACTCCGTTTTTTCTATGTCGatgaataactttttctatggatGTTTTATTCTTTAGAAGGTAAGAGAAAAGATAAAACtaaaaataaagtattaaattgAATTATTAATCCATATTCAAGTTTGAAACTCATGTAATTAACCTCTTTTCTTGTTATCTTGTTATTAACTTTATAGAAGATTAAAAGAATTAACTTATTATTAAGTCCATAGAAGATCAAAAGAATTGACCGTTGACCGTTGAGCTATCTTCATTGTTAAAAATATATTCGCTTAAATTTTTACACACATATTAAGAAACACAATAATACTGTCATAAGATATTACTCTTTTACTAACTTAACTATAACTTCGCCATATTAATTAATGTGTTAGAAGTAGTGTATCAAATAATAATTATATGACAATTGAAAAAAGAACATTCATATGATTAGAAAATGAGAATGACAGTTCTTTAAAAAAAGAATTTATTTATTAAAACGACAAATTTAAAGTGAAAAGAGTAGTACGCAAGAAGGAACTACAAAATGTGTGATCATAATCACTGTCTAATAAATAGAAATCTGAAATGCATATCGATAGAGATACATTTTTTATATTTATCTACGAGatacattttttttaaataaaatttaggtacaatttaattgaattgtacttaatatattaaaaaaaaatcattccGAGCACTTTACTATTCTCCGTTTCTTTTTAATTGTAGTTTGagtaaaaaaaattgttttttttaattgacgttttcaaaaaaatttaaaatttgagGTAACATTAATAGTCGTTTTGTCAAAATTACTCCTAATTACTTattaaaaagagaaaaaaaaataataaataattaaaaatattatagATAAAAAGACAATCATTATGTAAAAAATAAATCATTATTTAAAAAGTAGTAAAAATTATTAACTTTCTTAATATgcataaaaaaaattaaaaaagaacGGAGGGAGTATTTTACAAGAAAATTGATTTACTTTGtcaaaaaattatttttcaaagTTTATGTAATTTTTGTTGACAAAATATTAAATTTAGAGTCAAATGTGGGAAAAAAGATTTAAAGCTATCAAACAAAGGTTTAGAGGTATGAAAGTAGCTCTTTTGAGTGTTGACATTTTCATTCTCCTCATTTTAAGAGGCAATTTTCTCATAACAAAAGATAACAGTTATGAAGAGTCATTGTGATGGAAAGAAGATTTAAAGCTATAAACAAAGGTTTAGAGGTATGAAAATAGCTCTTTTGAGTCTTAGACATTTTCAATGTGTTCATTTTAAGAATTTTCTTATGGTGATTAACAAATAAAGCCAacataaattttaaaaatataataaaattgtTTTCGCAGTATAAACATTGTCTAAAATGCATTCAACTTATGTCATCAAAATATGAGGAAAGAGGTAAACCAAGttcattaaaaaaacaaaaaagcTGAATTGAgttaattttaaaaataaaatatattaaaaagAACAAAACCAAATATTATCATTTACAACTTGAAAACAATATTCATTTATAAGCCTCTCCAGGGTAACATATAGTTCATTTATATTCATGTAGCACTTTCATATATAAAACGTGTTATAACTCTTGAAGTTGTGGAAGAATATATTCACACCAAAAAATGTCAGTGATTTATTGACAGATTTATCACGATGGATCGGAACTCTGGATGTTATGTTTGGTTATTTTAGTACAATCAAATGGTCCAatctcttgatttttcttcaCCTGTAAACCATAATGAAACAAAGAAATAAGCCATATACAACAATACATCATCAAAATAAAAAGCATATAGTCACCATGAACGAATTGAGAAAGTAACATTAATAATATGCAACTTTCTGATTGAGATAACCCTATAAACACATTTGTGTATGAAACTTTACCAAAGTGATATCAATGGTTGAGAATGGAGATTGGGGGGCTTTGGTGAAATGAAAAAGGTTGATACAGGGCCAGTGAAAAGGCATTTGTAAAGGATGTGAAATTCCATAAATGTTCCAGTCAACCTAATTCTAATGGGTTATCTAATCACAAAAATACAAATATCAAATGCCTAGTTCTAGTATTTACTTTTTTGAAGTTAATAATTGAATTCATAGAAATTATACACGAACAAGTGAGATTGCAAAACAATCTTACGCTTTGAATTTGAATCAAATCTAGATACTGAAGAATGGACCTACCGGTGACCAAGGGTTCGGTTCATTCTGGACTTTGTCAGGAGGAGAGTTTTGTACAGCGCCACTCTTCATCATTAAAATCTCCTGCAGACGCAACAAATAAGATGAATCCAACATGGCAAAAATCACCACATTGCAAAGAACTAATTGCTTTATGTAAAGTCAGGAGCCTTAACCTtaaaaacaagtttgattccacTGCCATATGCAATTCAAACAATGCAAGTAAACATTTAACACAAACAATTACTAACAATTAGCTAACTTTGACAGTTTAAAAAATCAATGCAAACATACATAAACATAAATATTAAAAAGGGGGCGATGTTAAAGGCCAAAAAAATGGCAATGTAAGACTtcaaaacagaaaaacaagttGGCATGAAATACTTTGTCAGGAAAAGAAACTTAGTAATTAGGGATTAAAAGTATTGATGTTAGCTTAAGAAATTTGAGTCACCTCTCCAGCTGCTTCTATTGCAGCTAACCATTCCTCAGTAAAGGGAGCAACATTCAGTGGAGGCTTCGCTATCGGAACTTCCTGCTTGGTTTTAGTTGCATCTATTTCGCTGCCACTCACAAAATTAACATTGGTCACTCAATATGTAACGCTTCAAAACTGTCTTAGATTTAAAATGGAGGCTGCCAAAACATAGATGAACAAAAGTTATACAACAAAAATGATACTCACAGATGAATTATTTTGCCGTTGTCTTCTTCTGGAAAGTCGATTTTGTCTTTTGACTGACTTGCCATGTCAGTATTAGGAGACTTATCATTCTCAAAGACAGTAGTTACAGCTGCATCTGATAAACTTTCACTGTTCACTGAACCAACTTCATTACCTTGTAGGATTGTTTCAATGAAGATTGAATTATCTGAATCTAGTAACTTCGATTTTTCACTTAAAAGACATTGCTCCTCAGATTTCCAAGCAACTGCACTAGTAAAGGGGCCTTCACTCACTTGAATAGAAGAATCTAAATCAGCAGAAATAGCATTCCTATTGAGTTTCACTGAACTAACTTCGCTGCCTTCTGGGATTGTTGCGTTGAAGATTGAATTCTCTGAAGCTaataattttgatttttcacTTAAAAGACAGGGGCCTTCACTCACATCAATAGAAGAACCTAATTCAGCAGAAATAGCGTTCTCATTGAGTTTCATTGAACTAACTTCGCTGCCTTGTGGGATTGTTGCATTGAAGATTGAATTCTCTGAAGCTaataattttgatttttcacTTAAAAGACATGGATCTTCACTCACTTTAGTAGAAGAATCAAATTCAGCAGAAATAACATTCTCGAGTTGAATTTCAACTGAAGGAGATATATCTAATGAACCTTCTTCTGCACCGTTGATTTGCAAAAGTTCCACTTTTTCATCGACACCTTGATTTCCATCTTTGTTTACAAGCATATCTGAACTTAGTAACTTTGAATTTTCACTTAAACTACACTGCTTCTCACATATCAAAGAAACTGCAGTTGAAAAGGGATCTTCACTCACTTCAATAGAAGAGTCAAATTCAGAAGAAAAAAAGTTCATATTGAGTTGAGTTTCAACTAAAGGCAGTATATCCGACAAACCTTCTTCAGCATCATTGATTTGCAAAAGTTCAACCTTGTCTTCCACATCATGATTTCCATCTTCTGCACCATTGATTTGCAAGAGTTCCACCTTTTCATCCACATCATGATTTCCATCTTCTACATCGTTGATTTGCAAAAGTTCCACCTTTTCATCCACATCATTGATTTGCAAAAGTTCCACCTTTTCGTCCACATCACAATTTCCATCGTCTGCACCATTGATTTGCAACAGTTCCACCTTTTCATCCACATCATGATTTCCATCTTCTGCACCATTGATTTGCAAGAGTTCCACCTTTTCATCCACATCATGATTTCCATCTTCTGCACCATTGATTTGCAAGAGTTCCGCCTTTTCATCCACGTCATGATTTCCATCTTCTACATCATTGATTTGCAAAAGTTCCACCGTTTTATCCACATCATTAATTTGCAAAAGTTCCACCTTTTCATCCACATCATTGATTTGCAAAAGTTCCACCTTTTCATCCACATCACGATTTCCATCTTCTGCACCATTGATTTGCAAGAGTTCCACCTTTTTATCCACGTCATGATTTCCATCTTCTACATCATTGATTTGCAAAATTTCCACCTTTTCATCCACATCATTAATTTGCAAAAGTTCCACCTTTTCATCCACATCATTGATTTGCAAAAGTTCCACCTTTTCATCCAAATCACGATTTCCATCTTCTGCACCAATGATTTGCAAGAGTTCCACCTTTCCATCCACATCATGATTTCCATCTTCTACATCATTGATTTGCAAAATTTCCACCTTTTCATCCACATCATTGATTTGCAAATGTTCCACCTTTTCATCCACATCATTGATCTGCAAAAGATCCACATTTTCATCCAAATCACAATTTCCATCTTCTGCACCATTGATTCGCAAGAGTTCCACCTTTTCATCCACATCATGATTTCCATCTTCCACATCATTGATTTGCAAAAGTTCCACCTTTTCATCTACATTATTGATTTGCAAAAGTTCCACCTTTTCATCCACATCACGATTTTTATCTTCTGCACCATTGATTTGCAAAAGTTCCACCTTTTCATCCACATCACGATTTCCATCTTCCGCCCCGTTGATTTGCAAGAGTTCCACCTTTTCATCCACGTCATGATTTCCATCTTCTACATCATTGAGTTGCAAAAGTTCCACCTTTTCATCCACATCATTGATTTGCAAAAGTTCCACCATTTCGTCCACATCATTTATTTGCAAAAGTTCCACCTTTTCGTCCACATCACGATTTCCATCTTCTGCACCATTGATTTGCAAGAGTTCCACCTTTTCATCCACATCATGATTTTCATCTTCTACATCATTGATTTGCAAAAGTTCCACCTTTTCATCCACATCCTTGATTTGCAACACAACATGATTTCCATCTTCTACATCATTGATTTGCAAAAGTTCCACCTTTTCATCCACATCATGATTTCCATCTTCTACATCATTGATTTGCAAGAGTTCCATCTTTTCATCCACATCATTGATTTGCAAAAATTCCGCCTTTTCATCCACATCATTGATTTGCAGAAGTTCCACCTTTCCATCGACATCATGATTTCCCTCTATGTTTACAGACATATCTTCAATATGATGATTGGTAGCATTGTGCTCATTGCTATGGAACCCGCATCCTTCAAATGCATCCTCAACTAAATTTTGCTCCTTGATTTCTGTAGATGAAACAATAACTTTTGGCAGAAAGTCACTATCCAAGTGAACATCCTGGGAATTTACAGCAACAACAGCACTAGACTTTTGAAACCCAGGAAGATAGGAATCTTCATTTATGTTATTATCATCTGCCAATGAAGATGCTGAAACAGTTATACAATTTTCACTCAACCTATCCAATTCAAACTCCGGAGTTCTATCACGGATTGCTTTTGAGTCAATAACCTGGTCACATTCCTTATCCACTGGGCTTCTCAGGATGAAACCTAATTGATCATCTACAGGAAGCTGACAGTCTTTGATCTCAATTATTTTAGATTCATCCTCAGAAGCGTCATTGATTCCTAGTATGGAATTTTCAGGAGAACCTTTGGAAAATAAGCTCGTCACATGAACTGGCTGAGAACTGTTCATATCAGAGATATTTTCTTTTTCCGGTCCAATTTCTTCTACACCACTAGGATTTAGAGCCTTGGGTTGGTCTGCCTGTAACTGCTGACTAACTGCGTCTAAATTACTTTGGGTGGTTTTTTTGCAATTGATTATGAGACTCTCGTTCAATAAATGCCCCTGTGCATCTCCTTCATATCTACCAAATTCATCAGCACCACAATTTACCTGTTCAGTATTCTTACACGGGGTTCCTTGTTTAGATCCTTCGGGGACAGTTTTGCAAAAATCATCAAGGCTAGAATTTAAAAGTGCAGTCTTGGCACTCTTGTATCCCTTAAACTCTCCTGAAAACTCTGCCTGTAGTATCAAACTTTCCTTGAAAGGCGGAATGTCACCGGTGGGCCCTTTGATTTGATCATCTTCATCTTGTCCTATGGTATTCTGCACAGTATTAGAAGTTCTCTGCATGATAGGAAAGAGCGTAGACTGTGGTTCCTGATATGAAGACCGGTCCCCATTTGACGTAACATCATATAACTTGTTATCCAGAGTGTGGTCGGCCTCTTTCTCCAACTGCTCATGTGTCTGACTCTTTTTAAGAAGTTCATTCTCATGTGTAGGTATTACCATGTTCTCCATGCTAGAAATGATCTCATTTTCATGTAGTTCTCCTTGCTCCTTGGATTTTAAGATGACATCATCAAGAATGTTTTCAACCTCTGCTTGCTTACTTATTATTTCAAAAATCGAAGAATCACAATCCCCTTCTACACCAGGCATCTGCTTATTGTCTATTTGCACGATTGCTTCTGGCTTGACATCTGAAAGGCTTAATTCCTTAGTGTCTGACACTTTCTCCAGAGTGTGGTCAGCCTCTTTCTCCAACTGCTCATGTGTCTGACTCTTTGTAAGAAATTCCTTTTCATGTGTAGGTAATACCATGTTCTCCATGCTAGAAATGATCTCATTTTCATGTAGTTCTCCTTGTTCCTTGGATTTTAAGATAACATCATCAAGAATGTTTTCAACCTCTGCTTGCTTACTTATTATTTCAAAAACCGAAGAATCACAATCCACTTCTACACCAGCCATCTGCTTATTGTCTATTTGCACGATTGCTTCTGGCTTGACATCTGAAAGGCTTAATTCCTTAGTGTCTGACACTTTCTCCAGAGTGTGGTCAGCCTCTTTCTCCAACTGCTCATGTGTCTGACTCTTCGTAAGAAATTCCTTTTCATGTGTAGGTAATACCATGTTCTCCATGCTTGAAATGATCTCATTTTCATGTAGTTCTCCTTGCTCCTTAGATTTTAAGATGACATCATCAAGAATGTTTTCAACCTCTGCTTGCTTACTTATTATTTCAAAAACCGAAGAATCACAATCCACTTCTACACCAGCCATCTGCTTATTGTCTATTTGCATGATTGCTTCTGGCTTGACGTCTGAAAGGCTTAATTCCTTAGTGTCTGACACTTTCTCCAGAGTGTGGTCAGCCTCTTTCTCCAACTGCTCATGTGTCTGACTCTTTGTAAGAAATTCCTTTTCACGTGTAGGTAATACCATGTTCTCCATGCTAGAAATGATCTCATTTTCATGTAGTTCTCCTTGTTCCTTGGATTTTAAGATGACATCATCAAGAATGTTTTCAACCTCTGCTTGCTTACTTATTATTTCAAAAATCGAAGAATCACAATCCACTTCTACACCAGCCATCTGCTTATTGTCTATTTGCACGATTGCTTCTGGCTTGACATCTGAAAGGCTTAATTCATTAGTGTCTGACATTTTCTCCAGAGTGTGGTCAGCGTCTTTCTCCAACTGCTCGTGTGTCTGACTCTTCGTAAGAAATTCCTTTTCATGTGTAGGTAATACCATGTTCTCCATGCTTGAAATGATCTCATTTTCATGTAGTTCTCCTTGCTCCTTAGATTTTAAGATGACATCATCAAGAATGTTTTCAACCTCTGCTTGCTTACTTATTATTTCAAAACTAGAAGAATCAAAATCCACTTCTACACCAGCCTTCTGCTTATTGTCTATTGGCACAATTGCTTCTGAGTTGACATCTGAATGGCTTAATTCCTTAGTACGATTCTTTGCTGCCCCTTTGACAATTTTGGACCTTGCTTCTTTAACAGAAACTGTTCCCAACTTCCTTAGTTTAGGAATGTTACTCTCTGAAGGTTTGCAGGGTATGGAGCTTTTCTGCAAGCTGTGTGAACCGGAAGCTTTTACCTGCAAAGCAAAAATAATAGGCATGGACGTGTGATCAATATGTGAGTGTCATTTTATTGATGCATGCTTCTAAATATGATATAGGGAAATGAACATAATAATCATACCTGAGAAAAGAAACCAATGGAGGGAGATGGCTTCCGTAGGCCTGATGATTTTATTGTCCCTGTTTGATGCGTTGTTTGATCCATTCTGGATGGTGGACGTAGTATGGAAACTGGGGTATCCTGTGCAGCAGGTCAAAAATATTTCAAGAGAATAATCAAATAATTTGTAGTTAAATAACAAAAAATACAAAATTGATGGAGTAAAAAATTGAATATTTGAGTAAGTACCCACCGAAAGTTTTCCAGCCTGCTTGGTAAGACTTCTACTAACAGAACACTTGTCAGCCATATCAACTTTAGGGATGCTTGGAACATATGTAGGATTTTTTGACAGGCTAGAGATGCTTGGTGTAGGATTTTTTGACATGCGAGGGATGCTTGGCGTAGGATTTTTTGATAGGCTAGGGATGCTTGGCGTAGGATTTTTTGGCAGGCCTAACATAATAAAAACGAGATCAATAAATTTGGGGACAGAAAAAAGAGGGATTTCACACTTCTGAAGTTAAGAATGCTGAAGTGAGAGATTCATTTTAAACGGAAAAGTGAAAAGTTAGTGATTGATTAAAAAAGCCAATAGTTGAGATTTCGATCATATGCATGTATTTTGACTAACAAACTACAAAGTTGTTTAAATTTCATCGTTGATCTTTGAATTGACTACTATAAAGTACTCACATTTTCCTTCTGAAGTGTATTCCTAGGTTTACAAGAGTTAAATCCAGAAAAAAGGATCAAATACAAACTACAGAACTTACTAGGATGTGCATTCTGATTTCTTTTTGAGGAACCTGAGCTCAACATTCCACTCCTAGTGGTAGTTGCATTTGCAGAAACATTGGATTTTGGTCCTGGTATCCCAGTGATTTTTGACTCTTTACTCGGCATTTTAGCGGTGTCAGTTATTTTTAGTTTTCAAAGGAGTTAAGGTAAGCACTTTCATTATTCAACAGAAATACATACAACTAAATTCCAGCACACACACACTAAAGAGACTCCACTCTGCAACAGTTTGAGTTAACTTCAAATTTATAAAATCACTTCAGCTAAAATAAGATTACAGTTTTTATTCATGAAAGTCTTTATAAAGTTTATAAAAGGTTATGGAGAAATTAAATGAGAAAAGTACCACAAAAAGTAAAGAAGCAGAAATTAATTACAACTTATTCAATATAAACTTTTTCTTTAAAAAACACATAGTTACAGTAAGATTCTTTCTACGTTTTTTCTCATAAGATTCTTCTTGACAAAGCTGACTGTTAATAAATATGCATCTAAACAAGCTTATAAAATCACTTCAGCTAAAATGAGTTTACAGTTTTTATTCATG from Lathyrus oleraceus cultivar Zhongwan6 chromosome 7, CAAS_Psat_ZW6_1.0, whole genome shotgun sequence encodes the following:
- the LOC127100429 gene encoding uncharacterized protein LOC127100429 isoform X50 gives rise to the protein MPSKESKITGIPGPKSNVSANATTTRSGMLSSGSSKRNQNAHPSLPKNPTPSIPSLSKNPTPSIPRMSKNPTPSISSLSKNPTYVPSIPKVDMADKCSVSRSLTKQAGKLSDTPVSILRPPSRMDQTTHQTGTIKSSGLRKPSPSIGFFSQVKASGSHSLQKSSIPCKPSESNIPKLRKLGTVSVKEARSKIVKGAAKNRTKELSHSDVNSEAIVPIDNKQKAGVEVDFDSSSFEIISKQAEVENILDDVILKSKEQGELHENEIISSMENMVLPTHEKEFLTKSQTHEQLEKDADHTLEKMSDTNELSLSDVKPEAIVQIDNKQMAGVEVDCDSSIFEIISKQAEVENILDDVILKSKEQGELHENEIISSMENMVLPTREKEFLTKSQTHEQLEKEADHTLEKVSDTKELSLSDVKPEAIMQIDNKQMAGVEVDCDSSVFEIISKQAEVENILDDVILKSKEQGELHENEIISSMENMVLPTHEKEFLTKSQTHEQLEKEADHTLEKVSDTKELSLSDVKPEAIVQIDNKQMAGVEVDCDSSVFEIISKQAEVENILDDVILKSKEQGELHENEIISSMENMVLPTHEKEFLTKSQTHEQLEKEADHTLEKVSDTKELSLSDVKPEAIVQIDNKQMPGVEGDCDSSIFEIISKQAEVENILDDVILKSKEQGELHENEIISSMENMVIPTHENELLKKSQTHEQLEKEADHTLDNKLYDVTSNGDRSSYQEPQSTLFPIMQRTSNTVQNTIGQDEDDQIKGPTGDIPPFKESLILQAEFSGEFKGYKSAKTALLNSSLDDFCKTVPEGSKQGTPCKNTEQVNCGADEFGRYEGDAQGHLLNESLIINCKKTTQSNLDAVSQQLQADQPKALNPSGVEEIGPEKENISDMNSSQPVHVTSLFSKGSPENSILGINDASEDESKIIEIKDCQLPVDDQLGFILRSPVDKECDQVIDSKAIRDRTPEFELDRLSENCITVSASSLADDNNINEDSYLPGFQKSSAVVAVNSQDVHLDSDFLPKVIVSSTEIKEQNLVEDAFEGCGFHSNEHNATNHHIEDMSVNIEGNHDVDGKVELLQINDVDEKAEFLQINDVDEKMELLQINDVEDGNHDVDEKVELLQINDVEDGNHVVLQIKDVDEKVELLQINDVEDENHDVDEKVELLQINGAEDGNRDVDEKVELLQINDVDEKVELLQINDVEDGNHDVDEKVELLQINGAEDGNHDVEDKVELLQINDAEEGLSDILPLVETQLNMNFFSSEFDSSIEVSEDPFSTAVSLICEKQCSLSENSKLLSSDMLVNKDGNQGVDEKVELLQINGAEEGSLDISPSVEIQLENVISAEFDSSTKVSEDPCLLSEKSKLLASENSIFNATIPQGSEVSSMKLNENAISAELGSSIDVSEGPCLLSEKSKLLASENSIFNATIPEGSEVSSVKLNRNAISADLDSSIQVSEGPFTSAVAWKSEEQCLLSEKSKLLDSDNSIFIETILQGNEVGSVNSESLSDAAVTTVFENDKSPNTDMASQSKDKIDFPEEDNGKIIHLEIDATKTKQEVPIAKPPLNVAPFTEEWLAAIEAAGEEILMMKSGAVQNSPPDKVQNEPNPWSPVKKNQEIGPFDCTKITKHNIQSSDPS